CGATTCTCCATGCGCGCCCATTCGACGGGGCACACGTCGGCGATGGGCCGGTCGCAGATCACCATGCCGCCGGAGTGGATGCCCATGTGCCGCGGCAGGTTCTTGATCTCGGAGGCCAGATCGAGGACCTGGGTGGGGATCTCGGCGACCTCCGGCGAGTCCGCCGATCCGTTCCAGCGACTGATCTGCCTGCTCCACGCGTCCTGCTGACCCTGCGAGAAGCCCAACGCGCGAGCCATGTCGCGGACCGCGCTGCGACCGCGGTAGGTGATGACGTTGGCCACCTGGGCGGCGTAGTCCCGGCCGTACCGTTCGTAGACGTACTGGATCACGTTCTCGCGCAGGTCGGACTCGATGTCGATGTCAATGTCGGGTGGACCGTCCCGGGCCGGGGACAGGAAACGCTCGAAGAGCAGTTCATTGGCGATCGGGTCGACGGCTGTGACCCCCAGGGCGAAGCAGACCGCGGAGTTGGCCGCCGATCCCCTTCCCTGGCAGAGGATTCCGCTCTCTCGGCAGAACCTGGTGATGTCATGGACCACGAGGAAATAGCCCGGGAACTTCAACTCGGCGATGACGGCCAACTCGTGTTCGATCTGGGTGTAGGCGCGCCGCGCCGACTCGGGCCGCCCGTAACGGTCGGCGGCGCCGCGCATCACCAGGTGGCGCAGCCAACTGTCCTCGGTGTGACCGTCCGGCACGTCGAACGGCGGCAACTGAGGGGCGATCAGCGACAGTCCGAACGAACACTGCTCCCCCAGTTCCGCTGCCGCCGTGACAGATTCGGGAAGGTGTGCAAACAACTCCGCCATCTCATCCCCGGACCGCAGGTGCGCGCCCCCCAGCGGCGCCAACCACCCCTCGGCCTCGTCGAGGGACTTGCGGGCTCGGATCGCACCCATCGCCATCGCGAGCCGACCGCGGGCTGGGGCGGCGAAATGCGCACCCGTCGTCGCCACCACGGTCAGGCCGAACCGCTTGGCCAGCAGCACCAGATCGGTGTTGCGCTGGTCTTCGTCGGGATGGCCGTGCCGGGTGAGCTCGACGCTGACCCGCTCGCGGCCGAACCGGTCCACCAGGTCTGCCAGCGCGAGGGCGGCAGCCTCGGGGCCACCCTGGGAGAGCGCTTGGCGCACATGGCCTTTCCGACATCCGGTGAGGATCTGCCAGTGCCCACCCGCGGCCTCGGTGAGGGCGTCGAAGTCGTACCGCGGCCTGCCCTTCTCCCCACCTGCAAGATGTGCCCGCGACAGCTGCCGGGACAGTCTGCGATACCCCTCGGGCCCGCGCGCCAGCACCAGCAGATGCGGCCCCGGCGGGTCGGGAGAATCGGTCCGCGCGGAGTTGCCCAACGACAGTTCGGCTCCGAACACCGTACGCACGTCGAGTTCGACGGCAGCCTCGGCGAAGCGCACGACTCCGTAGAGGCCGTCGTGATCGGTCAGCGCGATCGCCCGCAGATCGAGCCGGGCCGCCTCCTCGACCAGTTCCTCCGGGGTGCTCGCCCCGTCGAGAAAGCTGTAGGCCGAATGCGCATGCAGTTCGGCGTACGGAACCCTGGACCGCGCCGGGCGCGCGTCGTCGGGACGCCGATACTCGTCGCGCTTGGCCGACCACGCGGGACTGTCACCGCCGTCGAGCACGGGTTCGCCCAACGGCATGCCCGCCCGGCGCGGCTTGCTGTTCAGGACGCGCTGCATCTCCGTCCAGCTCGGCGGTCCGTTGTGCCATCCCACCGAGCCAGTCTATCGAACATCTGTTCGAGAGAAAAAGGCTCCGCTCAGGGTTTGCGGGCGACGATGACCGGCATCCGCGCGGCTTGGGCCACCGAGGACGCCACCGAACCCAGCAGCATGCCGGCGAAGCCACCGCGACCATGACTGCCGACCACCAGGACCTGCGCCTTCTCACCCTCCCTGACCAGCATGTTGGCCGGCCGGGCCCATTCCACCACCCGGCGCACCCGCACGTCCGGGTAACGCTCGCCCCACCCGGCCAACCGCTCGCCGAGAATCTCGTTCGCCTTCTGCTCCAGGGTCGCGTAGTCGACGCGCGGACTCTCGATCAGATCGGAGTCGCTGATGGCGTGCACCGCGACGAGCTCGACACCGCGTCGCGACGCGAGGTCGAACGCAATGGCCGTCGCCACCTCCGACGCCGGCGAGCCGTCGATGCCGACCACAATGGGAGCGTCGGCAGGTCGGTCCATCAACGGATCCTCGTCATGGATGATCGCCACCGGACAGTGCGCATGCCGGACCAGGCCCGAACTCACCGACCCCAGCAGTCCGCGGGCCAGGGCGCCCCGACCGCGGGAACCGACCACGACCAGGTCGGCGTCCCCGGTGAGTTCGATCAGGGTGGCCAGGGTGGGTCCGGTCGGCATCTCGCTGCGAACCTGCAGTCCCGCGGCGGCCTCCTCAGCGACCTGGGCCGCGGCGTGCAGGATCTCCTGCCCCTGCTCCTCCTGCCACCGCGTGTAGTCCGGCGGCATCGCGACCTCAGGCCACATCATCATCATGGCCGGCGTCAACACGTGGACCAGGGTCAACGGCACGTTGCGGGACGCCGCCTCACGCGCGGCCCAGTCGATGGCGACTTTTGAGGGGGCTGATCCGTCGGCCCCCACCAGAATTCCCCGAGCCCCGGCCATGTCGCACCTTCTTCATCCCGGGCCGGACCTCGTCGTCCGACACTGCCCTCGAGGTTATTGCAGGGCGGGGGTCGGCGAAAGGGCACCTGGTCACCTGACCGGGAGGCCGTCGGTCCTCAGATCGCGACGCAGCACAGGTCGGCCGCGCGCGCCACGGCATCGGAGAGGGGCTTCGCGGTGTCGATGACATGCGCGCCCTGCCACACCGCCTCGGTGCGGCCATCGAAGGCCGCGGCGACCTCGGGTGTGGCGTCGGAGGTCGAACCGGTCCGACCCTGGATGCGCGCCTGCGCCTCGGCCAACGGCACCGTGCAGGCGAACTCGAACATCGCCGCATGCGCGTCGGTCGCCAGTGCGCGGGCCCGTTCGCGCTCCTGAGCATCGAGCCAGGTGCCGTCCAGGATCACCGATCCGCCGGCCGCGAGCACGCTGTGTGCGTGACGCAGCACCACCCGGTACACCGCCGCCGTGTTCTCCGGTGTGTACAACCCGGAGTCGATCGCACCGGCAGCACCGTCGATGACACCGTCGCGCACCAGTTCTTTGCGGACGTCATCGGTGGAGATCACCTGCGCCCCAATCTGTTCGGCCAATGACCGGGCCAAGGTGGTCTTACCGGTGCCGGGACCACCGCCCACCAGGATCAGTTGTGGGATCGCGGCGCGCAGGTGCGACAGGCTCATCTCGAGGTGCCGCACGGCGTCACCGCGGGCGTCGGCCACACCCTGGCCGAAGCGGATGCAGTCGACCTTGGCCCGCACGAGCGCCCGGTAGGCGATGTAGAAGTGACGCAGCGACTGCGGGGCCGAGTCGCCGGCACGCAGGCAGTATTCGTCGAGGAACTCGGCGGCCAGGTCGGGGCGGCCCAGGAACTCGAGATCCATCGCCAGGAACGCCGCGTCGTCGAGTCCGTCGACGTGCCGAAGTGCGTCGTCGAAGTCGAGGCAGTCCAACAGCACCGGGCCGTCGTCGACGCAGAAGATGTCGTCGGCCAGCAGGTCGGCGTGGCCGTCGACGATGCGCCGCAGGGTGATCCGGTCCGCGAACAGGACGGCCCGTCCGGCGATGAACTGTGTCGAGAGTTCCCGCACGCGCTGCAGCGTCGACGCGTCGACCACCTCGTCGGCGAACACCGCCATTTCGTCCAGGTTGTCGCTCCAACGTGCGGCCACCGCTGGCACTTTGGCGGCCGCGTCGATCTCACCACCACGACGGGCATGCGCGTGGAACTGCGCCACAACGCCCGCCACAGCACGCAGGTCGGCGTCCAGACCGGGCGCATCCGAACACACTCGCGCGCTGAGCCGGGCGGTTTCGGGATAGCGCCGCATCACCAGGATGGGCTCGCGCTCGCCGTCGCCCGGACCCTCGAGATGGGCGATGCCCAGATAGGCCTGCGGAGCCAGCCTCCTGTTGAGCTCCCACTCGCGCGCCAACGCCTGTTCCCGCAGTGCGACGGTGCTGAAGTCCAGGAAGTCGGTCACGATGGGGCGTTTGGACTTGTAGGCCCGGTCACCGACCAACACCACCATGCCGGAATGGGTCTCGCGGACGGCGGCGGCGGTGTCGGGCACGACGTTCATAATCCGATCATGGCCCCTCGCACGGCCACGCCCAACTGTCCTCAGGCACTGGCGGCAGGGACCAACGACTCTGGTCTTCGACGCCTGTCGGCGGCAACCATGGCAGTGCGAGGAAAGCGATGATGATCATGAACCGTGATTCGGTGGACACCGAACTGATCAAGCAGGCCGTCACGGTCGCCTCCAGGGCGCCGTCGCTGCACAACAGCCAGCCCTGGCTGTGGATCGCCGACGGACCCGAACTGCAGTTGCATCTCGACCGCAGCCGCGTCATCCGGCACACCGACCGCGGCGCACGGGAGGCGCTGATCAGCTGTGGCGCGGTCCTCGACCACCTGCGGATCGCGATGGCCGCGGCCGGCTGGCAGTCCTTCGTCGACCGGTTTCCCAACCCCAATCAGCCGACGCACCTGGCGTCCTTGGACTTCCGTCGCACCGACTCGGTGGCGCCGGCCACACGCGACCGGGCCAGTGCGATTCTGCGGCGGCGCACGGATCGGCTGCCGTTGCTGGCACCCACCGACTGGGCCCTTCTCGAGCCCGTGCTGCGTGAGCTCGTCGACGGTGACGCGGTACGCCTCGACGTGATCGACGACGAGCTGCGGCCCGAACTGGCCGCCGCGTCCCGGTTGAGTGAGGCGATCCGGCGCAACGACGCCGAGTATTCCGCCGAACTCGATTGGTGGACCGGACCTTTCGAGCTCGATGAAGGCATACCGCGCCGGGTGCTGGTGTCGTCGGCGGAGGCCGACCATGTGGAGGTGAACCGGGCCTTCCCGGTCAGCGGTCACGGCGACCGGCGCTCGGCGGTGCCACGCGATCACGCCACGATCCTGATGCTGTCGACTCCCGGCGACACTCGCTCAGATGCGCTCGCGGCGGGCGAAGCACTCTCGACGGTGCTGCTGGAGTGCACGGTGGCGGGACTGGCGACCTGTACGGTCACCCACCTGACCGAACTGGACTCCGGCCGCGCGCTGCTGTCCTCCCTGGCGGGTACAAGTGATCCGCAGGTGCTGATCCGGGTCGGCGCAGCGCCCGCACTGCACGGTGCGGGGGCCGCGACGCCGCGACGTCAGCTGACCGACATCCTGCGGTTCCGGCGTTAGACGGCGGTCTCGCGAACTGCCGGGGTGTCGCGTCGCAGCGTCTCCCCCTGGAAGAAGCCCGGACTGCGTACCCGCATGACGAACATCAACACCACACCGAGGGCGAGAATGCCGAAGCCCATGAAGAACACCAGGCCGATACCACCGATCGCAGCACCACTGCCGTTCTCGGGATTCATGCTCTCGTAGACCGAGATCACGAACACCGCCGCCAGAATCAGCCCGCCCAACAACGGGAACAGGAATTTGAACACCGCATTGTGTGCGCTGGCGAACAACTCCCTGCGGAAGTACCAGATGCAGGCGAATGCGGTGATGCCGTAGTACCAGCAGATCATGATTCCCAGCGCCGCAATGGTGTCCAGCAGCGTCGACTCCGACAGCAGACTCACGATCGTGTAGAACACGCCGGTCACCACGCCCGCAGTCACCGTGGCGAACACGGGGACCAGATAGCGCGGGTGGACCTGGGCGAACCTCTTCGGGAACGCGCCGTAGGCACCCATCGCGAGCATGGCACGCGCCACAGGAAGGAACGTCGTCTGCAGGCTCGCGATCGAGGACATGAACACCGCCAGGAACAGCAGCAGTCCGCCCCAGTTGCCGAGGACCGGTTCGGCCAGGGCCCCGAAGACGTTGTCGGAGTTCTCCTCGTTGCCCAGTCCCAGGCCCGTCCCTCCCACTCCGGCGTACATCATCACCGCGACCGCGACCAGCAGGTAGGTCAGCAGAATCGAGATCACGCAGAGCAGTCCGGCCCGCCCCGGGGTCTTGGTGGGGTCCTTGGACTCCTCACCGAGCGTCAGGCACGTGTCCCAACCCCAGAACGCGAAGATCGAGCCGGTGACACCGATCACGAAGGCACCCAACGCAAGTCCGGAGAACGGGTTGAACCAGTCGAGGTCGAAGCTCAGCCCCGCGGGGGCGTCGCCGCCAGCCACGTGGGCGATCGCGACGACCGCGAAGGCGACCAAGACCACCATCTGGAAGCCCACGAGCACGAACTGCACCCGCTCACTCGTCGTGATGCCACGGCACGCGATCCAGGTCGCCAGGGCCAGGAACGCCAACGTGGTGAGGATGTTGACGGCGGTGTTCCCGGCCAGGTCGGCGATCCCCGGATTGTTGGCCACCTGCGCGATGAACAGGTACAGGAACTCAACGGCGATCGCCGCCAGGTTCGACAGCACGATGATCGAGGCGATCACCATGCCCCACCCGCACATCCAGCCGACGTAGGGTCCGAACGCCTTGGTGGACCACGTGAACGAGGCGCCGCAGTCGGGTGCCCGCGAGTTCAGTTCGCGATACGCGTACGCGGTCAGGAACATCGGAATGAAGCCCGCGATGAAGATGGCGGGCATCTTCAGTCCCACGGCCGCGACGATCAGCCCGATGCTGGCGGTCAGGGTGTAACCGGGTGCCACACAGGAGATTCCGAGGATGGCCCCGGAGAAGGTGCCGACCTTGCCCTCGGCCAGTCCTTTGGCCTGGAGCCCGCTGCGCTCCTCGATGGCATGCAGTGATTCGTTCACAGCAGATCCTCTTCACTGAGCTGGTCTCGGGGGACGACAATCATCGGCACGTCCAGCACGCGCAACATCTTGGCTGCTGTGGAACCGAGGAACAACCGGTGGGGTGCACTGAGCCGGCTGGACCCGACCATGATCAGGTCACCGTCATGCCATTCCAGCCTTCCGACCGCCTCCTCAACCGAGGACGCGTCCGCCACCGTGGCGGTGATCGGGAAGCCTTCGGGCAGTTCGTTCTTCGCTGACTCCAGGGTCAGGCGGGCATGGTTGAGCGCGTGTTCCCGGATGGCTTCGCCGTCACCGCGCAGCGACCCGAACACTGGGTCCAGCGCCACCAGCGACGCCAACCGAAGCGGAGTCCCGGCCGCGGCACAGAAGCGCACCGCAGTCTGCAGCAGCAGGTCCGCGCCGGCCCGTTCGCCGACAGCGCAGGTGACCTCCCGGACGGTGGCGACCTTGGACTCCCGGATACCGCGCGGTGCGACCGCCACAGGCACGGGTGCGCTGTAGAGGAGTTCGTTGACCACCGAACCCAGCGAGAAGCTGCCGACCAGTCCGCCGCCGGCCCCGCCGACCACGAGCGCGTCGGCCTGAAGTCGAACGACCTCGTCGATGAGCCCCTGCGCGAACGAATCCGAGAACAGCCGGTGCCCTCGGGCCACCACGCCGGGCGGCACCTGCGCGACGGCGTCGGCCAACCATTGATCGGCCTGTTCGGCGACCAGTTGGTCATAGCTGGCCGGCGCCCCGCCGAGGGCAGGCAGCTTGCCGGGGGGAAGGATCAGGCAGATCTCCAGTTGCGCACCGAGACTGCGCGCCAACCGGATGCCCAGAGCCAGGGCGTCAGCGCCGCCTGGCGTCGCCAGATAACCGACCACCAACTTCATAGATCCGCCACCACCGATCCCGCACCGAGGTGTTCGGCGCTCGCGGATGTAATCCTGACAACCCGGACACCGGGGTGTCGCCGGTTCGTTGAAATTGCAGTGCCCGCAGCCACCGTGTGCGATGCTCGCGACATGCTCACGGTGTTGCGCCGCGTGCTCAACCATCGAATCAGCGTCGAACAGCTGATTGAACTCGCGCTGTGGCTGGCGATCCCCTATCTGGTGATCGGCATCGGTTTCACGTTCCTCAATGCCGACCGGGTCGATCTGTTCGCGAGCCGACTGCAGTATCAGTTGCCCGCCGGGGCCGACCTGATCGCGTTCGGCCACACGACGGCACTGTGGCCCCTGCTCTGGCTGGCTCCGGACGTCTGTCGCTGACCCGGTTGCGCGCCGCGGCGATCGGCATGGCTCTATAGAGGTGTGCCGGAGAGACTGAAAGACATCCTGGACCTGTTCGCCCTCGACGAAGTCAGTAGAGACGGCGTTGGCGGCGGGGCCTTCCTCGGTCCGC
The DNA window shown above is from Mycolicibacterium confluentis and carries:
- a CDS encoding universal stress protein, whose protein sequence is MKLVVGYLATPGGADALALGIRLARSLGAQLEICLILPPGKLPALGGAPASYDQLVAEQADQWLADAVAQVPPGVVARGHRLFSDSFAQGLIDEVVRLQADALVVGGAGGGLVGSFSLGSVVNELLYSAPVPVAVAPRGIRESKVATVREVTCAVGERAGADLLLQTAVRFCAAAGTPLRLASLVALDPVFGSLRGDGEAIREHALNHARLTLESAKNELPEGFPITATVADASSVEEAVGRLEWHDGDLIMVGSSRLSAPHRLFLGSTAAKMLRVLDVPMIVVPRDQLSEEDLL
- a CDS encoding Acg family FMN-binding oxidoreductase; translation: MNRDSVDTELIKQAVTVASRAPSLHNSQPWLWIADGPELQLHLDRSRVIRHTDRGAREALISCGAVLDHLRIAMAAAGWQSFVDRFPNPNQPTHLASLDFRRTDSVAPATRDRASAILRRRTDRLPLLAPTDWALLEPVLRELVDGDAVRLDVIDDELRPELAAASRLSEAIRRNDAEYSAELDWWTGPFELDEGIPRRVLVSSAEADHVEVNRAFPVSGHGDRRSAVPRDHATILMLSTPGDTRSDALAAGEALSTVLLECTVAGLATCTVTHLTELDSGRALLSSLAGTSDPQVLIRVGAAPALHGAGAATPRRQLTDILRFRR
- a CDS encoding error-prone DNA polymerase; translated protein: MGWHNGPPSWTEMQRVLNSKPRRAGMPLGEPVLDGGDSPAWSAKRDEYRRPDDARPARSRVPYAELHAHSAYSFLDGASTPEELVEEAARLDLRAIALTDHDGLYGVVRFAEAAVELDVRTVFGAELSLGNSARTDSPDPPGPHLLVLARGPEGYRRLSRQLSRAHLAGGEKGRPRYDFDALTEAAGGHWQILTGCRKGHVRQALSQGGPEAAALALADLVDRFGRERVSVELTRHGHPDEDQRNTDLVLLAKRFGLTVVATTGAHFAAPARGRLAMAMGAIRARKSLDEAEGWLAPLGGAHLRSGDEMAELFAHLPESVTAAAELGEQCSFGLSLIAPQLPPFDVPDGHTEDSWLRHLVMRGAADRYGRPESARRAYTQIEHELAVIAELKFPGYFLVVHDITRFCRESGILCQGRGSAANSAVCFALGVTAVDPIANELLFERFLSPARDGPPDIDIDIESDLRENVIQYVYERYGRDYAAQVANVITYRGRSAVRDMARALGFSQGQQDAWSRQISRWNGSADSPEVAEIPTQVLDLASEIKNLPRHMGIHSGGMVICDRPIADVCPVEWARMENRSVLQWDKDDCAAIGLVKFDLLGLGMLSALHYARDLLAEHKGIDLDFAKLDLSEAAVYEMLQRADSVGVFQVESRAQMATLPRLKPRVFYDLVVEVALIRPGPIQGGSVHPYIRRRNGLDPVVYDHPSMEPALRKTLGVPLFQEQLMQLAVDCAGFSAAEADQLRRAMGSKRSTEKMRRLRGRFYEGMQQRHGITGALADRIYEKLEAFANFGFPESHALSFASLVFYSSWLKLHHPAAFCAALLRAQPMGFYSPQSLVADARRHGVEVLGPCVNASLPHATLENRGLVVRLGLGSVRTIGDDLANRIVDERKVNGPFASLVDLTGRVQLTVPQTEALATAGALSCFEITRRTALWAAGAAANERPDRLPGVGTSSHVPTLPGMSDVELAAADVWATGISPDSFPTQFLRADLDALGVVPAQDLLSVPDGTRVLVAGAVTHRQRPGTAQGVTFMNLEDETGMVNILCAPGLWSRYRKLAQTAPALVIRGIVQNATGAVTVVADRMSPIDMKVGSRSRDFR
- a CDS encoding APC family permease, whose product is MNESLHAIEERSGLQAKGLAEGKVGTFSGAILGISCVAPGYTLTASIGLIVAAVGLKMPAIFIAGFIPMFLTAYAYRELNSRAPDCGASFTWSTKAFGPYVGWMCGWGMVIASIIVLSNLAAIAVEFLYLFIAQVANNPGIADLAGNTAVNILTTLAFLALATWIACRGITTSERVQFVLVGFQMVVLVAFAVVAIAHVAGGDAPAGLSFDLDWFNPFSGLALGAFVIGVTGSIFAFWGWDTCLTLGEESKDPTKTPGRAGLLCVISILLTYLLVAVAVMMYAGVGGTGLGLGNEENSDNVFGALAEPVLGNWGGLLLFLAVFMSSIASLQTTFLPVARAMLAMGAYGAFPKRFAQVHPRYLVPVFATVTAGVVTGVFYTIVSLLSESTLLDTIAALGIMICWYYGITAFACIWYFRRELFASAHNAVFKFLFPLLGGLILAAVFVISVYESMNPENGSGAAIGGIGLVFFMGFGILALGVVLMFVMRVRSPGFFQGETLRRDTPAVRETAV
- a CDS encoding bifunctional aminoglycoside phosphotransferase/ATP-binding protein, coding for MNVVPDTAAAVRETHSGMVVLVGDRAYKSKRPIVTDFLDFSTVALREQALAREWELNRRLAPQAYLGIAHLEGPGDGEREPILVMRRYPETARLSARVCSDAPGLDADLRAVAGVVAQFHAHARRGGEIDAAAKVPAVAARWSDNLDEMAVFADEVVDASTLQRVRELSTQFIAGRAVLFADRITLRRIVDGHADLLADDIFCVDDGPVLLDCLDFDDALRHVDGLDDAAFLAMDLEFLGRPDLAAEFLDEYCLRAGDSAPQSLRHFYIAYRALVRAKVDCIRFGQGVADARGDAVRHLEMSLSHLRAAIPQLILVGGGPGTGKTTLARSLAEQIGAQVISTDDVRKELVRDGVIDGAAGAIDSGLYTPENTAAVYRVVLRHAHSVLAAGGSVILDGTWLDAQERERARALATDAHAAMFEFACTVPLAEAQARIQGRTGSTSDATPEVAAAFDGRTEAVWQGAHVIDTAKPLSDAVARAADLCCVAI
- a CDS encoding universal stress protein gives rise to the protein MAGARGILVGADGSAPSKVAIDWAAREAASRNVPLTLVHVLTPAMMMMWPEVAMPPDYTRWQEEQGQEILHAAAQVAEEAAAGLQVRSEMPTGPTLATLIELTGDADLVVVGSRGRGALARGLLGSVSSGLVRHAHCPVAIIHDEDPLMDRPADAPIVVGIDGSPASEVATAIAFDLASRRGVELVAVHAISDSDLIESPRVDYATLEQKANEILGERLAGWGERYPDVRVRRVVEWARPANMLVREGEKAQVLVVGSHGRGGFAGMLLGSVASSVAQAARMPVIVARKP